TTCATCCGCTGGAGCGAGCAGATCACCCGCCGCGCGGGCGTGACCAACCTGCAGTACCTGCTGATGCTGCACGTCAAAGGCCAGAGCGGGCGGGACTGGGCAACGATCACGGAGCTGGCGGAGCGGCTGCAAGCCCACCACCACGGCGTCGTGGCGCTGGTCACCCGCTGCGAGCGGCTGGGATTCGTCGAGCGCCACCCCGGACGCGAAGACCGGCGCGAGGTCGAGATCCATCTCACGGCAAACGGGGAAAAACTGGTCACGCGGCTGGCACGACAGCACCGCGACGAGTTGCTGCGGCTGCAAGGGATTTTCGCCGTGCCGCACACCGCACAGTTGGGGGCCGAGCACGCGGGGCCGTAAGGAGCCTCGCTGCGGCGCCGGCTACCCCAGCGTCCGTCGGGGTTTGCGGGCGCGCCCCGCCAGCAGGCGATCGAACGCCCAGTTCGGCAGCACCCGCAGCAGCTTGGCGACGATCGCCATCTGCCAGGGAATCACGACGTAGCTCGTCTGGCGGAGCATGGCGTCGACCGCCTTGCGGGCGAAAGCCTCCGGTTCCAGGAGAAACGGCATCCGGTATGGATTTTCGGCGGTCATCGGGGTGCGGATGAATCCGGGCGCGATCGTCACCACCCGCACGCCCGTTCCGTGCAGACCGACCCGCAGGCTCTCGCAGTAATTGATCAAGGCGGCCTTGGACGGGGAATAGGCCTCGGAACCGGGTAGCCCGCGGATCCCCGCAACGCTCGCGATTCCAACCAGGGTGCCGCTCCGACGCGCACGCATCGGTGCGATGAATGGATGAAATGTCGCGGCGGCGGCGATGAGGTTGGTGGCAATGACCCGCTCGAACCCGGCGAGGTCTTCCTGGTGTTCGGTCAGGATGCCGGTGGAGATCCCGGCATTGGCGACGACGATGTCGGTTCCGCCGCAACGCGCCTCGAAATCCTGCGCCGCGGCGATCAGCGCGTCATGGTCCGTGACGTCGAGCGGATACAGATCGCACCGGCCGGGCATTTCCGCCGCAAGCTGCCGCAACGCATCGGCGCGGCGCGCCACGAGACCGAGGCGCGCGCCGCGGCGACCGAACTCGCGCGCCATCGCGGCGCCGATGCCGCTCGATGCGCCGGTGAGGAAGACGTTCATCGGTGCAGACCCTCATCCCCGCCCGCTCCCGCCGGGCGGGAGCGGGGAGATGACGACCGCTCAGCCCTGATGTGCGCGCTCACTGCGGACGCGCGCGATCAGATAGTCGACGACTGCGAGCGCACCTTCCGGCGTATGGCTCGATGCGATCGCCGGCGAGGTCAGGAAACGGCCGTCGCAAGCCAGCGTCGGCGTGCCGTCGATCTGATAGGACTGCACCATCATGTTGGCGCGGTTGACGTCGGACGACACCGAGAACGAGTTGTACACCGCCAGCCACTTGGCGCGGGGGATGCCGTTGGCTGCCATGAAATCGGCGATCTCGCCGGGATCGAGCAGACGCATGTGCCGGTTGTGATACGCGTCGAACACCTTGGCGTGCATCTCGTCGACCAGTCCCAGCGCCTTGAGGGAATAGAAAATCCGCGAGTGTGGTTCGGTCGAGGGATTGAATGCGACCGGGACATGTTCGAAATCGACGTCGGCCGGCAATTTCTTCTGCCAGGCTTCGAGATAGGGCAGGAACGCGTAGCAGTGGGGGCAGCCGTACCAGAAAAAGTCCAGGACCTGGATCTTTCCGGGCGGCGCGTCGGTGGGCTGCGGGTTTGTCAGGACGGTGTAGTCGACTCCCGCCACCGGCTCGCTGCCGTCGGCCCAGGCCGGCCGGACCCCGGTCAATGCAAAACCGGCGGCCCCGGCTCCCAAAGCACCCAACCCGGCAAGCAAGGCCGCGCGCCTGCGATGCGACACACCCGATGACATAACGACTCCTCCTCGTAGGTTAGGAAAACGCGGACACCGTCCGCTCGCGGTGCGCTTTCACGCTCCCCGGGTTCTTATGGGGCCGACACCTGTTGCGCGTCCACCCCGTTCTCGGACAGGGTGCGCAGGATTCCGTTCACATCGTCCGCCGGGCCGTACGGCCCGAGGCGAACGCGGTAGACGGCGAGGCCGCCCTCCTCGGTCGTTTTCGCAACCTTGGCGTCGAACCCCATGAGGGCCAGCCGTGCGCGCATCGCGTCGGCGTCGTCCGGCGTGCGATAGGCGCCGATCTGTAGAAGAATTCCCGGCCCGGCCGGTGCCGCGCCCGGGGTCGCGCCATTCGTGGCCGCGTTCGTCATGGTCGCGTTCGTCATTGCCGCGTTATTCGTGGCCACGGCAGCAGCCGCCGCGCCGGTTCCCGTCGCCGGCGCCGGCGTGCCCGCGGTCTGCGTGCCCGGCCCCGGGATCAACGGCGAAAACAGCGGCTGATTGGGATCGTTGGAATCCGGCGTCAGGGTATCGGTAAGCCGCTGCACCTTGCTGACGAAGGGCACGGGAGCCTTCGTGATGTACACCGCAGTGCCGGCGGCGATGCCAAGCCCGACCACGAGGCCGCCGAGAAAGATGGAAAACAGCGCAGGAAGCCGGCCCGCCGCAGTCATACCCCCTCCTTTACATCCGTTCCGGGGCATGCACCCCGATCAGCCGCAGTCCGTTGCGCAGCACCTGCCGCGTCGCCAGCAACAGCGCAAGCCGCGCCGTCCGCAACCCGGCCTCCTCGACCAGGATGCGCTCGGCGTTGTAGAAGGCATGCAGGTCGGCGGCAAGATCCTTGCAATAGAACGCAATGAGATGCGGTGCCAGCGTTTCACCGGCCTCGCGCACCACATCCGGATATTCGGCGAGGCGCGCCATCAGGGCCAGTTCCTTCGGCGCCGACAGGCAGCCCACGTCCACCGCCCGGGCCGCAGCCTCGTCGAGCACCGTGCCCGTCTGTTCCGCCGCCTGCACCAGCACCGAGCAGATGCGCGCGTGCGCGTACTGCACATAGTAGACCGGGTTTTCTTCCGAATGGGAGAGCGCCAGATCCACGTCGAACGCGAACTCCGAATCGCACTTGCGCGACACGAGAAAGAAGCGGGTCGCGTCGCGCCCGACCCAGTCGACGAGATCGCGCAGCGCAACGTAGGTCCCCGCGCGCTTGGACATCTTGACCTCTTCCCCGCCGCGCAGCACCCGCACCATCTTGTGCAGCAGGTACTCGGGGTACCCGAGCGGAATCGACAGTCCGCGTACGCGCGAAAGAATCTGCAGCCCGGCGCGGACCCGGGCAACCGTGCCGTGGTGATCCGACCCCTGGATGTTGATCGCCCGCGTATGGCCGCGCTCGAACTTGACGAGATGGTAGGCGACGTCGGGCACGAAATAGGTGTACGTACCGTCGGACTTGCGCACGACCCGATCCTTGTCATCACGCAGATCGGCACGGGTGCCGCCCTCGGTTCCTTCCAGCGCCTCCGTCGTGCGCAGCCACAGGGCACCGTCGGCCTCGAAGCTCAGACCCGACTCGATGAAGCCGCGGACCGCGGCCTCGACCCGCCCGTCTTCGTACAGCGAGGATTCGAGATAGAAATTATCGAAATGCACGCCGATGGCATCGAGATCCAGATCCTGCTGGTTGCGCAGATACGCCACCGCAAACCGGCGCACCGCGTCCCGATCGTCGGGGTCTCCGCTCGCCGTCACCTCGACCCCGTCACGCGGACGAACCGTCGCCCTGGCGAGGAAATCGCGGGCGATCTCGACGATGTACTCCCCTTGGTAGCCGATCGCGGCCGTATCGATCTCGCGGCCCTGGAGCGCCCATGCGCGCGCCTGCACCGACGCGGCAAGCTGTTCGATCTGCACGCCGGCATCGTTGTAGTAAAACTCGCGGGTCACCGCCCAGCCGCATTCGGCCAGCACGTTGCCCAAAGCGTCGCCGAGAGCTGCCTGCCGTGCGTGTCCGAGGTGCAAGGGACCGGTGGGGTTGGCCGAAACGAATTCCAGCAGCACGGTCTTCCCGGCCCCTTCGGCGCACTCGCCGAAGGCGGCGCCTCGACGCAGGATCTCGCCGACCACCTGCCGCTTGCTGGCATCGGTCAGGCGCAGGTTGATGAACCCCGGGCCGGCCACCTCGACCGCCGCCAGCCACTCCGCCGCACCGGCATCGGCACGCAGACGGGCGGCGATCTCTTCCGCGATGGCACGGGGAGGACGGCCGAGCGGTTTCGCCAGTTGCAGGGCGACAGTGCAGGACAGGTCGCCGTGGGCGGCGACGTTCGGACGCTGCAGTTCGATCGCCGGGACGTGGTCGGACAGGGTCGCAAGCGCATCGCGAATCCGGTTCGCGATCGCCTGCCGCTGTTCAGCGAGCATGGAACGGGGCCAAGGAATACAGGAAACGACCGAGTTTACCGGAGCGGCGCAGGAACGCAGACCGCCCGCCGCGCCGCAGCCACCCGCACCCCGCCCTCTCCCGCGTGCAGGAGAGGGGGAACCCCTTCGGCCGCGGGGCCTATTGATCTTTCGCGAAATGGTTTACGACCATTTCGCGGACGCCCCCCTCCTCTCCGTCGGGGGAGAGGAGAAAAGGAGTGCGGGGCGGACGTCAAGCATTTGTCGAACGTTCACGAGCGCGAGCCGGTTGCTCGGGACTGCTCGATCAGCGCGTACGCGGAATGGTTGTGGATCGACTCGAAATTCTCCGATTCGACCCGGAACGCGACGACCCGGGGATCCTGGCGCAACGCCAGCGCGACGTCGCGCACCGTGTCCTCGACGAACTTCGGATTGTCGTACGCCCGTTCGGTGACATACTTCTCGTCCGGACGCTTGAGCACTCCCCACAACTCGCAGGATGCCGCTTCTTCGGCGACCCGGATCTGCTCTTCGATCGACATCGGTTCCACGGTCTCGACGTCGATGATGATGTGCGAACGCTGGTTGTGCGCGCCGTAGTCGGAGATGCGCTTGCTGCACGGGCACAGGCTGGTGACCGGCACGCAGACCTTCTGACGCACGTGCGCCACCGCGCACTCCATCGATGCGGTCAGCGTCACGTCGTAATCCATGAGGCTCCGAACGCCCGACACCGGCGCGGACTTGTCGACGAAGTACGGGAACCGGATTTCGATCCACCCGGTGTCGGCCTCCAGGTGCCGCAGCATTTCCTGCAGCAAGGCACGCAGCGACGCCATGGACATCGGCTCGCGATGGTTCTGCAGCACCTCCAGGAAGCGCGACATGTGCGTGCCCTTCCGTTCGCCGGGAAGTGCAACGAACATATCGAAGGTAGCAACCGTGGGAACCGGTCCATCGCGCCCCGCAACCGTCACCGGATGGCGCAAGGCCTTCACGCCGACCCGATTGATCGCGATATTGCGGGGATCGATTGACGACTGCACATCCGGCAGCAAAACCAATTCGCGTGCGTTCATAGCATTGTTCCTGTCATAGAAATTTTCCTGCTGCACGCCCGAAGACTGCGGAGTGTGCGCAACCGGACGGGGACGGCGGGACGAGACTCCCGGGAATATACCCGAGTACGACGATCAGGAATCGGGCGGACCGACAAACCGCCGCCGAAAGTAGCCACCCAAGACCGCCAGACATCCGGCAGTTTGCAGAACTTCGCCTGAGGCATCAATAAGTGACTCCCGCAAGTTCCGACCGACTTGTCTTTGTCCAGGAAATAGATATCGAAGACGACACAAACGCCCCGCTTTCCCAAGCACCGGATCCCGCCATCCGACATCGATATGGGAGTAGGATTTGCCCCTTCACGCCGCACCAGCGGCAATGCACCCCATTATATTTGTCCATGACAAAAATCTCCGCGGAGGACTTCGTCGACATCGGCGGCATCACCATCGCCGCCGTCGAGCGGGATACGGGCCTGACCAAGGACACCCTGCGCGTATGGGAACGCCGGTACGGCTTCCCGACACCGCTGCGCGACCGTTCGGGGCAGCGCGTGTACTCCCGCCGGGACATGGAAAAACTCCGGCTCATCAAGCGGTTGCTCGATCACGGCTACCGCCCGGGCAAGATCCTGCCGCTCGACCCGGCGGACCTGCTGCGACTCGCCGACGCGCTCCATCCTCCGCTCCAGCGCCGCGAGGGGGCGCACCCCCGCCCGGACATCGAGCCCCTGCTCGATCTTCTGCGCAAACATCGGGTCGAAGAACTGCGCCGGCAACTCAGCCAGTCGCTTCTGCGCCTCGGCCTCGCGCAGTTCCTGTCCGGCGTGATCGCCCCCTTCAATGCCGCGGTGAGCGACGCCTGGACACGGGGCAAGCTCGAACTCTTCGAAGAACACATCTACGCCGAAGCGATCCAATCCATCCTGCGCGGCGCAATCGCGGGCATTCCGCGCCCGGGCAGCGATCCGCCGGTCGTCCTGCTCACCACCCTGCCGCGGGAAACCCATGCGGTCGGTCTGCTGATGGCGGAGGCGTTCTTCGCCCTCGAAAGCTGCCGCTGCATTTCGCTCGGCGTGCAGACGCCCCTGCCCGACATCGCCCGTGCCGCCGAAGCGCTGCGCGCGCACATCGTGTTCGTGTTCTTCGGCGATTCGGCGAATGCCAGCCTGGTCTCCAGCAGCATCGCGGAACTGCGCGCGGCCCTCCCCCTGCAACACGAGATCTGGGTGAGCGGCAGCACGCCGGTCCTGGAACGCCGCCTGCCCGAACACGTGACCTATCTTCGAAGCCTGAGCGAAACCGGCGGTGCGCTGCTGCGCCGACGCCGGGCACGCATGCCCCGGGCCGACCAGTGATCGCGGCCCGCGGGTCCGGGGGCGCCCCCCCCCGGACCCAGGCCCGATGCATCTGCACGATATGCCACACTAGCAGGATGCACCGATCCATTCCCGCCCGTCTCGCCGCCCTTGTCCTGATTGCCGGCCTGCCCGGCGCAACGATTGCCGCGTCCGCCCCGCCGACCGCGGGCACCGGTGCGCTGCCGGCATCCGCCCGGCTCGAGTATGCGACGACGGCGACCATGCAGTGGATGGGGCTGCCGCTCACGCTGCGCGGCCACACCGTCATGACCTGGAAATTCGACGGCACGCATTACGACGCGCAACTGCGCATCGACCGGGTCGGATTCACGCAGCACTCCGAAGGCCGCCTGCAGGCCGACGGCGCGCTGGCCCCGGAGCGGTATACGGAAAAGCGGCCCTTCCACCACCCCGACGCCGTCATGCTGGACTGGGCCCGCGGTCAGGTGCGTTTCGGCGGCGCGACGAGCCATCCGGCGCCGAAACCCGGCGCACAGGACCGTCTCAGCGTCCAGTTCGAGTTCGCCCGTCGAATGGAACGGAACGCACAGGCATTCCACCCCGGCGACCGGGACCCGATCCGGCTCATCGGCACCCACGATGTCGACGACTGGAAATTCACCGTGGGTCCCGCCGAAACCGTCGGTACGGGCCTCGGTGCGATGCCGACGATCCACCTGTCCGCCCGGCGACCGGCGGGCCGGGTGGAAGAAACGATGGACATCTGGCTCGGCGCGAAGACCCGCTGGCTACCGGTGCGGATCCGGATCGTCGACCGGAACGGATCCGTGATCGATTCCGTACTGCAGACCGCAAGCATTCACTGAGCATCGCGCACGGAAGGGCCTGCCGCCCCGGACGTCCGCACGCGCGGGCCGAGGCGCGCGTACCGCCCGGGTCAACGCACCAGGATGTTGCCGAACTGCCACGGATCGTCGCGATCCAGCCGCTCCCGGAACAGGCGCTCCCGCCCCTGCAACGGGGTCCAGTCGCCCCAGACCCCGACCATTTCGCCGAGATAGGGCCGTGCGACCTCGAGCACGCGTCCGGAATCCATCTCCTCGGGGTCGACCACGCCGCGCGCCGGATTTTCGATCGCCCAGATCATGCCCGCCAGCACCCCGACGGCCGTCTGCAGCGTCGTGGCGTTGTTGTAGGGCGCAAGCCGGCGCGCCTCGGCGATGTCGAGCCGGGAACCATACCAGTACACGCCGTGCCGGTTGCCGCACAGCAACACCCCCAGTTCGTCGACGCCCTGCACGATCTCGTCGCGCAGCACGCGCCGCCCCGGCTGCAGGTCGAATCCCCGTCCACGGAACTCGTCGATCGACAGCATCGCATCGTTGCAGGGACGATATGCGTAATGAACGGTGGGGCGATACGCCGCGCGCCCCCCCTCTTCGACGGTGAGATATTCGGCGAGGGAAACCGATTCGCCGTGCGTGATCAGATACCCGTGATAGCTCCCGCCCAGAGGCGTCCAGCTGCGGACCCGGGTGTCGACCCCCGGCTGCTCGAGGTAGATCGCCGCCTGTGCCCCGACCGCGTGAGTGCGCGCACCCGCCGGCAGACCGCGTTCGTGCGTTCCCCAGCCCAGTTCCGCCGGCTGACTGCCTTCCGCAACGAAGGCTTCCACCGACCAGGTATTGACGAATTCGCCGACGCGCTTCGGCTCGCGGCCCACCTGGAAGTCGTACTCCGCCACATGAATGGCCTTGATCCCCAGCCGCATCGCGAGGCGCGCCCACGCGTCCCGCGATTCCGGTTCGTGCTCGCCCGCGCCTTCCCGGCGGGCGACATCCCGCAACGCCTGCTTGGCAAAATGCGAAACGAGCCCCGGATTGACTCCGTGGGTGAGCACCGCGGTGGGGCACGCTGATGCAGTCCGTCGATTGGCTGCCCGCGCCTGCTCCCGCAGCCAATAGTTGGTCCGCTCCGCAGGAGCGCGGCTGGCATCGGTGTAATGACCGGCCCACGGTTCGATGCAGGAATCCAGGTACAGTGCCCCGCGCTCCCCGCACAACGCGATGAGCGCGACCGACGAAACGTCGACGGCGAGATTCAGCAGAAAGTCCCCGGCCTGCAGCAACGGGGCGAGCACATCGCGATAGTTGGCCTTCGTTACCGGCTCGGCGCGGAAATCGGTCACACCGCAGGCTCGCGCGACATCCCGCCCCGCGTCATCCGCCGTGATGATCGTGATCCGGCGGGGATCCAAGGCGATGTGTCGCCGGATCAACGGCAACACCCCTTGCCCCACACTGCCGAAGCCGACCATCACCAACCGACCTGACAGCGATACGTTGTTTTTCTGGATCCCTTCCTCGGTCAATCCGTACACCTCGACAAAAAGACGGCATGTTTCGCGGTTCCGGCAAAACATGCACTCCGATGTTCTCGTTTTGAAATTTCGCCCTCGGAGCGGGAGAGGCCCGGTCCGGCACACGGCGCCGGGCTCCCGCGGCCGGGACCGGGCGGACGCGCGTTCCCCCGCCGGTTTGCGCCAGGCGCCGGGGAGCTTTCTTCAAGCGGACCAAGGGCGGGAATATAACGCGGATCTCCAGGATTGCGACCGGGATATCCGCAACCCCCAGTCCAGGGGATGCAAAGCCGGTGGTTCGGCGGGGACAGCGCACGCCGTTTCGCCCATAATCGGGCCTGCAATCCCCGCCCATGCTGGGCGCCGAATCTCCAGACACCGGAAGCAGACACCGGAAGTGCCATGGCGAACTGCCTGATTCTCGGTGCATCCCGCGGCATCGGCCGCGAGTTGGCACGCCAATATGCCGCCGCAGGCGACCGCGTGATTGCGACGGTGCGCCGGACCGCCGACGCGAGCGCCCTGCGCGACGCAGGTGCGGCCCGCGTCGTCGAGGTCGACCTCGCGCAGTCGTCGGCGGTGGAGATCCTGCAGGCCGCGCTCGCGGACGAACCGCTCGACGTCGCAATCATCGCGGCCGGCGTCTCCGGGCCGGTCACGACCGGCCTTGCCGCCCCCACCGCAGCAGAGTTCGATGCCGTCATGCATGCGAACGTCTACCCTGCAATGCAGGTCATCCCGCTGCTTGCCTACAAGCTCGCCGCCACGCACGGCAAGCTTGCCCTGCTGTCCAGCCGCATGGTGTTAGCGGCTGCGTAGAACCGCGGATATTTGCCGCGGTTTGCTGCTGGGGCTGGTTTGCGCCGGGCGCGGTTGGTCGGTATCGCTGAACGGCCGGTGGAGCGCTGGCTCTATAACGCCGATCCCGGGGTGGTGCCACCACGGCGATCCGCGGCGGATTCAGAAGGGTTCGAGCAGGTCGGCGGGGAACAGATCGAGTTGCACGCCGTCGGGTTTGGCGACGGCGGCGGGTTGGTCCTTGCGATGGCGGCGCCGGTAGTACCGCTTGATCTTGCGGTGGTAGCGCTCGGCGACGAGGTCACCCAGGGCGTAGAGCAGATCGACGAGTTGCGCGCAGGCTTCGCTGCTGGGTTCGTCGCCGGAGTCTGGCGACGGCCAGGGGAGTTGGTCGAATCGGGGGCCGGTCACGATTTGCGCTTGCGCCGCGCGGCGGCGCGTCGTTCGTTTCGTTCCTGGGCTTCCTTGAGGCGGTAGGACTCGCCTTCGAGGGCGATGATCTCGGCGTTGTGGATGAGCCGGTCGATCAGGGAGACGACGCAGGCGGCGTTGGGGAAGACCTCGTGCCACTGGGAGAACGGTTTGTTCGTCGTGATGACGGTGCTCTTTTTCTTGTAACGGCGGTTGGTCAACTCGAAGAGCAGATCGGCGTGGCGGTTGGAGTAGGACAGATAGCCGACCTCGTCGATGACCAGCAGATCGAATCCAGCGTAGTAGCGCAGCCTGCGCTGGAGGGCCGAGTCGCTGTCGATGCCGGCGAGTTCACCGAGCAGTTGCCCGGCGGTGATGAACAGGACCGTGTGGCCGGCGAGCAGGGCCTGGTGGGCGATGTTCTGGGCGATGGTGGACTTGCCGATTCCGTTGGGTCCGACCAGCACAGCGTTGGTCGCCTCGGCCATGAACTGCAGATCCATGAGTTCCGCGACGGCGGCGCGGTCGCAGCGGGTGGGCCAGGCCCAGTCGAAGTCGGCCAGGGGTTTGAAGGCGCCGATGCTGGCGCGGCGAAGCCGGCGCTCCATGCTGCGGCGGGCGCGCTCGGTTTCCTCCCATTCGATGAATTGCGCCACCCACTCCGCAGCGCCGATCTCGGACCAGTGGGCGAGGATTCCGTTCAAGCGCAGCTGAGCGGCGCGCTCACGCAGGTTCGCATTCGGGTTCGTCGTCATCGGGGCGTTCCGTGAGTTGGTCGTAGGAATCGAGCCGGTGCGGCCGCACGGCGACGTCGCGGCTGCGCAGGTGCTCGGGCAGGTGAACGGGGGTGGGCGGCGGCTCGCCGCGGGCGTGGCGCCGGGCGTCGAGCGCCAGACGCACCGCATTGGGGTGCGGAACGCCGCGCGCGAGCGCGTCGCAGACGGCCTGGTCGAGCTCCTGCGCCGGGTAGCGCTGCAGCAGGGCCATGAGCCCGCGGGTCACCGCTCCGAGGTTGTAGCCGTGGGCGGCGGCCTGCACGAGCAGGTCCTTCACCGCCGGAACGCAGGCAACGAGCGCGTCGGTCGTACGGTGCTGGCGGGCGCTGCGCTTGGCGTTCTCCAGCGCCCGGATATGGCCAGGATCCTCGATTTGCTGGCCGCGGTCGTAGCTGCGCGGGTGGGAGGCGATGACCTTGGCGCCGTCCATGATGCGCACCACGGATGTTGTGGCCAAGACGGTCAGACTGCGGCGCACGTACTCGGCCGGGACCGAGTAGTCGTTGGTGTCGAACCGGGCGTAGGGAGTCTTGCCGATGTTGACTTCGATGCGCTCGGCCACCGGGAAGTCGTCCTCGGGCAGCGGCACAAGCAAGGGTTGCTCCTGAGCGAAGGCGTCGCGCACGCGGACCGTTCGGTCCTCGGGACAGGGCCGCTCCATGGCTTGGCCGTCGCACCAGGCTTGGGCTTGGGCGTTGAGATCGTCGATGTCGGCGAACTGCCGCGCGGCGAAGAAGGCCTCCCGTACGTAGCGGATCGCGCGCTCCACGCGCCCCTTCTCGTTGCCGCGGGCCACCGCCACCGGGCGGGGCTCGAAGCGGTAATGGGCCGCGAACGCAAGCAACGTCGGGTGGAAGCGGATCGCGTCGCCGTGGCGCTCCAGCACCGCGCTCTTGAGGTTGTCGTAGAGCAGCACCCTGGGGCAACCGTTCCAAGCATGGAACGCCTGCAGGTGCCCGTCGAGGAAGATGGCTTGCCGCGCGTCGAGATAGAACCGCAGGAAGATCCGGCGCGAGTAGGACAGCACCATCACGAAGCCCATCAGCGGCCGCTGCGCCTGGCCCACCTGGAGGTGCCCGAAGTGTGCCCAGTCGACTTGTCCTTGTTCGCCCTGCAGGGTGCGAAGACGCAGGTACGCCTCGGCCGCTTTCCTCGGCCGAAGCAGCGCGACACGGTGCCGGAAGTGGCTCGAGCTTCCGCGGTAGCCGCGCTCCCGAACCATCTGGAAGAGCCGTGCCGCAGTGAGCGTCGGGAAGCGCGTCAGGGTATCGGCGATGAATGGCACGAACGCATCGACTTGCGAAACGCGTGGCCTCCGGTTGATCCGCGGCACGCCCGCCTGCGTCAACACGCGCTCCACCGTGCTGTGATGCACGTGCAACTGCTCCGCGATCGTGTTGATCCGCCACTTCTCGACGTGGTAGTAGCGCAGAATCTGCGCCTCAAGTTCGCGATCGATGCCCATGCAAGCCGCCCGGTATCCAGGAACCCGCCGGACGGCCTCGGCCCACGAAGTCCTGCCGCACCCACGGCGCGCAGCGCGCGCCGCAGAAGCAACATCGAACCCCGTCGGCCGCGACTTCCGGCGCAACGGCGGGCAGTAGATCATCCGAGGCGGTGGCGGCGAAACCCTGATGCGTCACTTCCTTGCGCCGCAGCCGGTACCGCTGCGACCGGGCCGCGTGCCGGAACCGCCCGGCACGGCTCGTCTGGTACCGGCGACCCGCCGCGCGCAGCGATGCCTGCCTGGCCTGTCGTGAACACTCCCGACCGCAGTAAATCTGCCCGCGGTCGCAGCGCCGGCAGACCACCACCTGCGCGCGGCAGCGGGCGCAAAGAAACATCCGACCAGTTTCCTGTTCCGGCATCGGCGCTTCGGCTCCCCAACCGAAGCGCGGTAGACGCCGCGCGCAGCCAGTGCAATACTGTGCTCGCACGCGTGCTTCCGGTACGCAGTGTCGGGCGCGGCGGCGGAGCGTGCTTGGCGGTATGAACCGTCGCCGCGCTTGCGTTTCTTCGGTGTGCCGATTATCCGAGCATCGCCCGGAATCCCCCGTTCTCAAGCAAACGCCGGCTTCGCCATCCCGCCGGTCGTTCACAACGCGTCTTCGTTACGCACCCCGCTTGCGAAGCAGGCATCGGGGAGGCGCCCTGCGGGCGCCAAAACCGGAAAAGAAAAAACCGAAAACCCCCTCCCGCCTACTGCATCCGGGAACCCAGGGCAATACCTCGACAAAACTCCGCGGCAAATAGTCGCGGTTTCTCGCAGCCATTCACACATGGGGTCGATCGGCAGCATGACGGAGGCCAACTGGTGGCTGTATCGCGCCAGCAAGGCCGCGCTCAATGCGGTACTCAAGTGCGCGGCCGTCGAACTGGGGCCGCGCGGCGTGGTCTGTATGGCGCTCCACCCCGGATGGGTCCGGACCGACATGGGCGGCCCCAACGCCGATCTGGGCGTCGAAGAAAGCGCCGCGGCACTGCGCCGGGTGATCGCCGCCGCCAACAGTTCCCACA
This genomic window from Burkholderiales bacterium GJ-E10 contains:
- a CDS encoding uncharacterized conserved protein, producing the protein MHRSIPARLAALVLIAGLPGATIAASAPPTAGTGALPASARLEYATTATMQWMGLPLTLRGHTVMTWKFDGTHYDAQLRIDRVGFTQHSEGRLQADGALAPERYTEKRPFHHPDAVMLDWARGQVRFGGATSHPAPKPGAQDRLSVQFEFARRMERNAQAFHPGDRDPIRLIGTHDVDDWKFTVGPAETVGTGLGAMPTIHLSARRPAGRVEETMDIWLGAKTRWLPVRIRIVDRNGSVIDSVLQTASIH
- a CDS encoding arginine--tRNA ligase gives rise to the protein MLAEQRQAIANRIRDALATLSDHVPAIELQRPNVAAHGDLSCTVALQLAKPLGRPPRAIAEEIAARLRADAGAAEWLAAVEVAGPGFINLRLTDASKRQVVGEILRRGAAFGECAEGAGKTVLLEFVSANPTGPLHLGHARQAALGDALGNVLAECGWAVTREFYYNDAGVQIEQLAASVQARAWALQGREIDTAAIGYQGEYIVEIARDFLARATVRPRDGVEVTASGDPDDRDAVRRFAVAYLRNQQDLDLDAIGVHFDNFYLESSLYEDGRVEAAVRGFIESGLSFEADGALWLRTTEALEGTEGGTRADLRDDKDRVVRKSDGTYTYFVPDVAYHLVKFERGHTRAINIQGSDHHGTVARVRAGLQILSRVRGLSIPLGYPEYLLHKMVRVLRGGEEVKMSKRAGTYVALRDLVDWVGRDATRFFLVSRKCDSEFAFDVDLALSHSEENPVYYVQYAHARICSVLVQAAEQTGTVLDEAAARAVDVGCLSAPKELALMARLAEYPDVVREAGETLAPHLIAFYCKDLAADLHAFYNAERILVEEAGLRTARLALLLATRQVLRNGLRLIGVHAPERM
- a CDS encoding short chain dehydrogenase family protein 50, translated to MNVFLTGASSGIGAAMAREFGRRGARLGLVARRADALRQLAAEMPGRCDLYPLDVTDHDALIAAAQDFEARCGGTDIVVANAGISTGILTEHQEDLAGFERVIATNLIAAAATFHPFIAPMRARRSGTLVGIASVAGIRGLPGSEAYSPSKAALINYCESLRVGLHGTGVRVVTIAPGFIRTPMTAENPYRMPFLLEPEAFARKAVDAMLRQTSYVVIPWQMAIVAKLLRVLPNWAFDRLLAGRARKPRRTLG
- a CDS encoding cell division protein (Precursor), whose amino-acid sequence is MTAAGRLPALFSIFLGGLVVGLGIAAGTAVYITKAPVPFVSKVQRLTDTLTPDSNDPNQPLFSPLIPGPGTQTAGTPAPATGTGAAAAAVATNNAAMTNATMTNAATNGATPGAAPAGPGILLQIGAYRTPDDADAMRARLALMGFDAKVAKTTEEGGLAVYRVRLGPYGPADDVNGILRTLSENGVDAQQVSAP
- a CDS encoding MarR family transcriptional regulator, with the protein product MSHASLSKKEFQTLSDFRYQLRRFIRWSEQITRRAGVTNLQYLLMLHVKGQSGRDWATITELAERLQAHHHGVVALVTRCERLGFVERHPGREDRREVEIHLTANGEKLVTRLARQHRDELLRLQGIFAVPHTAQLGAEHAGP
- a CDS encoding thiol:disulfide interchange protein DsbA, with the protein product MSSGVSHRRRAALLAGLGALGAGAAGFALTGVRPAWADGSEPVAGVDYTVLTNPQPTDAPPGKIQVLDFFWYGCPHCYAFLPYLEAWQKKLPADVDFEHVPVAFNPSTEPHSRIFYSLKALGLVDEMHAKVFDAYHNRHMRLLDPGEIADFMAANGIPRAKWLAVYNSFSVSSDVNRANMMVQSYQIDGTPTLACDGRFLTSPAIASSHTPEGALAVVDYLIARVRSERAHQG
- a CDS encoding GTP cyclohydrolase, with amino-acid sequence MNARELVLLPDVQSSIDPRNIAINRVGVKALRHPVTVAGRDGPVPTVATFDMFVALPGERKGTHMSRFLEVLQNHREPMSMASLRALLQEMLRHLEADTGWIEIRFPYFVDKSAPVSGVRSLMDYDVTLTASMECAVAHVRQKVCVPVTSLCPCSKRISDYGAHNQRSHIIIDVETVEPMSIEEQIRVAEEAASCELWGVLKRPDEKYVTERAYDNPKFVEDTVRDVALALRQDPRVVAFRVESENFESIHNHSAYALIEQSRATGSRS